GATCACTTGCGCCTGCTGCTCGGGACTTCGCAGGGCTGCATGCACTCCTACCTGTGGTCCATCCAGCACGCGGCGTTCATGGACGCCACGTTCGCCATGGCCTGCCAGCCGGTGGAGATCGCGGGCCTGAACCGCATGAGGCGCAAGATGATGAACGACGTCATCATGAACGATCCGGCTTGGATGGGCGGGAACTACACAGCGAAGCCGAAAGCGGGGCTGGCCTCCGCGCTGCTGATGAGCGCGCTGGTCGGCGTCTCGCAGTTGAACTTCCAACAGACCTATCCCACGCGCGCCGCGATGGACAAGTATGTGGATGACTACATCAAGAGTGAGCTGCCCAAGCGCGACGCCAACGACGTGATCTATCAGTACGATTCCTCGCGCAACTACGACCCGCGCGCGGAACTGGGCAAGATCACCACGCAATTCCTGCATGTTAATTCAGCGGACGACATCATCAATCCGCCGGAGCTGGGCAGCGTGGAGCGCGAGATCAAGAAGGTGAAGAACGGCCGCTTCGTGCTGATCCCCATCAGCGAAAAGACGCGCGGCCACCAGAGCTACAACTACCCGGAGCTCTGGAAGCAGTATATGGAGGAA
The sequence above is a segment of the Acidobacteriota bacterium genome. Coding sequences within it:
- a CDS encoding alpha/beta fold hydrolase; the encoded protein is MAALVLVSASVSAAPMQAQQAAPQEGSFILRDFRFQSGETLPELRVFYRTLGTPARDAQGRVINAVLLLHGTSGSGASFLIPAYMNGMFGPGQLLDAARYYLIIPDNIGTGGSSKPSDGLRMKFPKYDYDDMVLSQFRLLTEHLKVDHLRLLLGTSQGCMHSYLWSIQHAAFMDATFAMACQPVEIAGLNRMRRKMMNDVIMNDPAWMGGNYTAKPKAGLASALLMSALVGVSQLNFQQTYPTRAAMDKYVDDYIKSELPKRDANDVIYQYDSSRNYDPRAELGKITTQFLHVNSADDIINPPELGSVEREIKKVKNGRFVLIPISEKTRGHQSYNYPELWKQYMEELLKASVPSQLSGRQ